DNA sequence from the Sinorhizobium alkalisoli genome:
ATCATCTCGAAGTCGGCGCTGGCAAACGGATGGACGCCGCAGTGCCGGCAGAGGACGTGGCGGATCATGCGTTCGCCGAAGCGGTATTCCGCCAAAGCCTCCTCGCCGGAAAGCAGCGAGAAATCCTCTGGCGTGACGAACACCTTCCAGAACCGCGTCTTCAGGCAGGAGGAACAGTTGCAGCGAAAGGTTGTCGTCCACCAGACGCCCGGCCGCGGCGCTGGGGAACGGCTTCCCTCCG
Encoded proteins:
- a CDS encoding GFA family protein produces the protein MKKGYHGSCHCGAVRFSANLDLAPEGSRSPAPRPGVWWTTTFRCNCSSCLKTRFWKVFVTPEDFSLLSGEEALAEYRFGERMIRHVLCRHCGVHPFASADFEMMGGPFHAVNIACLDDATDEELANAPIVYEDGRHDAWDRPPAVIGYL